GCCACCGTCCGGCGCGTGGTCAACATGACCGCGATCGCGGTGTGCGAGGCGGGCAAGGAAGGATAGTTGCACTTGCGGAGGCGGCTCGGGACCGGCCTCCTCGATCACTGCCTGCGCTGCCTTTGCAGCCAGCTCTGTGACGTGTGAAGGGTCGAGAGGTCGTTTCGTTACTCGGTGCGACCCGCGACGACTGCGCGCGGCTCGACATGAGTCCCGGGTGAGGTGTTGCGGGTTGTGGTACCGAATACCAGCGACTTGTGGCCGCAAAAAAAGGAAGAGGCCTTTCGGCCCCTTCCTCGACCACAACCGCCGCAAGCGACTGCGTCAGATACCCTTCTGGTTCTTCGCCGAGTCAAACTCGTGCTCGATGGCGTTGACGTCGGCCCCGTCACTGATCTGCTCCTGTTCTTCCACGAACTCGGTCTGCAGCGTATCGGCGCGCGCCGTGCTCTGCGCCACCCGCGCCTTGCCCGAGGTGTACCCGTGCTCGATGGCGTTGACGTCGGCACCATCGCTGATCTGCTCCTGTTCGCGGAAGAACCGGCTCTGCACCTTGTTGACGCCAGCCGCGCTCGGCGCCGAAGTCTTCACCGAGGGATAGCCGTACTCGATGGCGTTGACGTCGGCGCCGTCGCTGATCTGCTCCTGTTCCTGGAGGAACTGATCCTGCGAGGGGCCGGCGGCGTGGACAAGGGTCACCGTGCTGCAGGCGAAAGCGGCGGCCGTGGCTGCGGCAAGGATGGACTTCTTCGCAAGTTGCTTGATCATGATGACGCTCCTTCGTTGAGTTAACCGTGAAACCGCGGGATACCGATCAGCTGTTTCTCAGCCTTTCGTGGTTCCCATGTTGCGGACCACCGGTTCCAGAGCGATTTCGAAAACCGACGCGGGCGTTGCAGACGTAACAGACGCAAGCGGTGCGATGGAGATCGACGGAAAGGAGCGGCTCACCCGGGAGTGATCAGATTCTCACGCGCCGAGCCCACCGATCCGGAGATCCGATCCACGAGGAGTCGACGCGACGCTTCCTTCAGCGATGGGCAGCACCGCCGGCTGCGGCCTGTGAAGTCGGCAGCACGGCAGCGAGCGCTTCGGCGATGTCGCGCGCCTGGAGCGGCTTGCGCAACACTTCGCTCACCCCTGCCGAGCGTGCGAGCGCGGCGACGCTGGCGTCGACGTAGCCGCTCATGATGATTATCGGGACATCGCTGCGGATCTTGCGGATTTCGAGCGCGAGCGCGCTCCCCGTGAGCTCCGGCATCATTTCGTCCGTCATCACGGCATCGAAGCGGTGCGGGGCGGCGGCGAACGATTCCAGCGCCGCGGTGCTGGACCGGAAGCCGACCGGTTCGTAGCCGAGTTCCGCCAGCATCTCCTCGGCAAGCTCGACCAGCGCGGGCTCGTCGTCGACCACCATGATTACCTCGCCGTTGCCAGTCGGAAGCTCTTCGACGACGCTGCTTGCAGGCCGTGGCGCCACGCCCGCAAGCGGCAGCCACACCGTGAAAGCCGTGCCCTGTCCGGGTGAGCTGGCAACGTCGATCGCACCGCCCACGTCGGCGACGATGCCGTGCACGAGCGAAAGTCCCAGCCCCGTTCCCTGTCCGACTCCTTTGGTGGTGAAGAACGGATCGAACATGCGATCGAGGACTTCGGGCCTGATGCCGGTGCCGGTATCGCGAACCGTGAACCGTGCATACGGACCCGGCGCGAGTTCGCCATGCGCGAGGGCGCGTTGCTCGCGCACCTCTTCCCGCTCGAGGAGCACCGTGAGTTCGCCGCCGTCGGGCATGGCCTGCACGGCATTCGTGCACAGGTTCATGAGGACCTGGTGCAGCTGAGTGGCATCACCGATCACTGCGGCGTCCCCGGTGTCGAGCTTGTGCACGAGTCGTATGTCCGGCCGCAGCGACGCCGCCAGCAACTCGAGCGTTTCTTCCGCCACCGCCTGAACGTTCACGGGCGCACGCTCCCCCAGGCCGCTGCGGCTGAAGGCGAGGATGCGTTCGACCAGCGACTTGGCCCTGCCCCCGGCGTGCATCACGTTGTCGACGTAGCGCCGCACGACGCTGCCTTCCACGGCGTTCTTCTGCGCGAGCTCGCCGTAGCCGAGGATCGCGCCGAGTATGTTGTTGAAGTCGTGGGCGATGCCGCCTGCCAGCGTCCCCATGGCTTCCATCTTCTGCGACCGCCTGAGCTGGATTTCGAGGCGCTCCTTCTCGCTTTCCGCGCGCTTGCGCTCCGTGACGTCGATCGCCGAGCCCACGACGCGGTACGCCTTTCCGGCGGCATCGCGCAAAGAGCGCCCCCGCACCAGGAGCCAGTGCCACTCTCCGTCCGGATGGCGGACTCGATACTCGACGGAATAGCTTGGCGTGTGCCCCGCGAGGTGAGCCTGAAACGCCGCATCCACGAGCGGCCCGTCGTCGGGGTGGATGTCCACGCTCGCGAGAAGCTCGGCCCGCGACGTGATCGGTGCATCCGGCGCAAGTCCGAACAACGCTTTCATCTTCTCCGAGAGGAATGAGCGACCGCCTTCCAGGTCCCAGTCGAAATGGCCTTCGTTGGCCCCCTCCATGGCGAGGGCATAACGCTCCTCGCTCTCGCGCAGCGCGCGCTCTCCGAGTTCCACGCGCCGCAGCTGACGGACCAGCGCGACGATCGCTGCCGCAATCAGCAAAGTCAGAACCGCAGTGCGGATGGCGACACGCAGCGCCTCCGTCCGCCACGGGCCCAATACCGCGGACTCTTCCCGGGCGACGCCGATCACCAGTGGAAAGCCATCGACGCGCGCGCGCGCCACGTAGCGCCGCACCCCGTCGAGCGCGGAGGTCACCAGCATCGCCGAGTCGTCGGCGACGGTCATGTGCTCGGGAACACGCGTCCCCACCCGCTCGGGGATGGGCGGCTCGCGAGCGATCAGTGCGCCGCGCTCGTGCACCAGAAAGATCGCACTTTGCTGGCCGAGATTGATCTGGCGATAGAACTCCTGGAATTTCGTCAGGTTCATGAAGCCCGTCACGACGCCCGCGAACGCTCCGTTGTCGTCGGCGAGGCGGCGCGAAAGGCCTATCGTGTCGTATCGCTCGGAGCGCGTCACGAGCGGCTCGCTGACGTACAGGCCAAGCGTGGGGTTGTCCCGGTGAGCCGTGAAGTACGGGCGATCGCTGATATCGACGTTCCGGCGAGTGGGGGCGCGCGAGCGGAATCTCTGGATGCCTTGTGCGTCCGAGATGCTGATCCACAAGAGCTGCGGCAATCCATCGGCGCGGGCAGCGAGCGCCGCTTCCGCTTCCAGCGTAGCTTTCGAACCACGGTGCAGATACCAGTCGGCGGTGTCACGCAGGAGGACGTCGACGGTCTTCAGGCTTCCCGCCGTTTGCGCAGCGAGTATGCGCGCGGCGTTGACGAGCTCCCGGCTGTTGTTGGCGACCGCGAACCGGTAGGAGCTCCACTGGTCGTAGGCGGACACGGCGACGTTCGCGACGATGGCGAAAAGGCCGATGACGACCACCCAGCGACGCAGTCGCGCAGCCCGCGTCGCAGCGGCGGACGCTCCAGCTACCGCTGCGGAATCTCGCATTCGGTGCGCTCGCGTACCACCATGAGGCCGGGCGGGCCGATGACGGAGCGGACCGCATCCAGTAACGCCTGCTGGTCGAAAGGTTTGGGGATCACCCGCTCGACGCCGAGCGCACCGGCCGCCGGGCCGGCGTAACGCATGCCGGAGTGGAACTGCCCGGAAATCGCGATGATCGGCGCGTGCGGGTAGGTGGAGCGGACCGGGCGCAGCCGCTCGCCGCCGAGATGGCGCGGCATGTAGACGTTGACGATGACGAGGTCGGCCGGAGCCTGCACCTCAGCGCCCATGCTCGTGGCGCCGCGGGCGTGATACCCCTCCGCCGTCAACCACTCGACCAGCAACGTGCGCATCGGCTCGTCGTCTTCGATGATCACGATACCCGACATCATCCGATCCATCGAACGGATACGGGTCCGTTCTTCCGATCGGAATTGGATCGCGCCCTGGCTTCGCTCCGATTTCGGCAACCAGTGCCGCGATTACAATTGCAATGAGCGCAGCGCCCTCAGTAGAGCACCTCGACCGGCACGTCGAAAAGGTAGCCGGCGCCCCATTCGGTGACGATGTATTCCGGCTGTGCCGGATTCGCTTCGATCTTGCGCCGCAGTCGCAGGATCTGCACGTCGATGGATCGATCGTAGACTTCGGCGCGGTTGAGCCGCGAGAGGTCGAGCAACTGGTCGCGCGAAAGGATTCGCCCCGGCGCCGCGCAAAACGCCTGCAGCAGGCTGAATTCGCCATTGGTGAGCTCGATCCGCTCGCCCCTGGGGGAGTTCAACCGGCGGGTGCGCAGATTCAGCTCCCAGCCGGCGAACCGGTACGCGCGCCGCTTTTCATCACGCGCCGGCAACAGGTCCTGCACGACCTTGTAGCGGCGCAGCACCGCCCGCACGCGGGCGAGCAGCTCGCGCGGACTGAACGGCTTGGTGACGTAATCGTCCGCGCCAAGTTCCAGCCCCATGACGCGATCGGCCTCGTCCTTCTTCCCGGTAACCATGACAATCGGGATCGTTGAATCCTGGCGCAGCTTCCTCGCGAGCTCCATCCCATCCTCGTCGGCAAGCCGCAGATCGAGCACGACCACGTCGATGGTCTGCTCCGCCATGGTTCGCATCATCTCTGCACCTGTCGCAACCCCGGTCACGCGAAAGCCGTTCTCGACGAGATAGTCGGCAATCAGCTGGCGCATCGCCGGATCGTCGTCGACGGCGAGGACATGGGGCGGAATGACGGGATTCATCGCATTGGAGTCGGGCATCTCCAGGTCCCGAAAAGTGTACACGGTCCGGTCGGGGACGGCGTGCTTTGACGGCGACTCCAGCTGCTCGCGGTAACCGCTCGCCTGCGAGTGCGCGGTGATGGTTCCGAAGAACTGACACCGCGTGGGACGCCCTTCGTCATTTCACCTGTAACTTCCCCTGCCCGTGCTTGAAATGGTGTGGTGTCGCGGATGGCCTTGAATGTCGGCAATGGACCAAGGAAGACGGAGATGAACATGGAACTGGACGTTGTCGGCGTAATCCTCGCGCTCACCTTGATCGCGGTCGGGGTGTCCGAAGCCTGGGCGCGTTCCACGCGTTTGGGCGCGGCGCAGAACGAAGGGCGTGCAGACCGCCCGCCGTCACGCCGGACAGAAGACCGTCAGTCATGGGAGTGCGTCATGAAATCGGGGTCAACCGTCGGCGCAAGAGGGCTTACCGCGCAACGCTCGCTCCCGCTGGACCCGCCGCGAGATCCGGCCGCGACGCACGGCACGCGAGATCTTAGGGAGTCGCGCGCCGTGCAACTGCTTCGGTCGCTGGCAGCCTGGGCGCTGGTCTTCGCCGTCGCGGCGAGCGGGCCCTTGCTGTTGGCGGCAAAGGCGCCGGTGTGAGGCGCCTGGCGAGAGGCACGCAGCTGTGCCTGCACGAGTCTCGGCGGTTGGTCGCGCACATCGCACCCGCAACGCCCGATGGTCAAGGCCCGGTCACGACGTTTCATATGTCATCGCGTCGATATCGTTCGGTAGCGCGAAGCCGCGAACATGGCACCTGGAGAAAATCTCCAGACAGTTTCCCAGACACAGTCATCTATCAGGAGTCATCGACATGAAACTTCGCGAAACCTGCTTTGCCCTTCTGGCCGCTTTGTCCCTTGTCTCGACTGCAGTCCCGGCGAGCGCGGATTCCCTCAAGAACATCGTCCTCGTCCACGGCGCCTGGGTGGACGCCTCGGGCTGGAAAGGCGTCAGCGACATCCTCACCCAGGACGGCTTCAAGGTCACCATGGTGCAGGAACCCGAAACTTCGTTCGCTGACGATGTCGCCGCAACGAGGCGGGTGCTCGATCTGCAGGACGGGCCCGCCCTCCTCGTCGGCCACAGCTACGGCGGCTCGGTCATCACGGAGGCCGGGACTCATCCCAACGTGGCCGGCCTCGTGTACGTCGCCGCGCACGCCCCCGATGTCGGAGAAGACGAGGCGGCACTCGGCAGGAAAACGCCGAGCGTCCTCGCCGGGACCGCGGGCGCGATCAAGAAGACACCGGACGCATTCACCTATCTCGACCCGGCGCAGTTTCCCAAGCTGTTCGCGCCCGATCTGCCGCGTGAGCGGGCGGAGTTCGTGGCGCACTCGCAGGTGCTTGCCGCGGCTCAAGTGTTCAGTACGCCGCTGACCGCCGCCGCGTGGAAGACCAAGCCGAGCTGGGGCATCGTTGCCGGAAGCGACCAGATCATCAACCCCGATCTCGAGCGCTGGTATTACAGCCGCGCCAAGAGCCCCACGGTCGAGATCAAAGGCGCGAGCCACGCGGTGTACGAGTCGCACCCGAAAGAGG
The sequence above is a segment of the Betaproteobacteria bacterium genome. Coding sequences within it:
- a CDS encoding response regulator — protein: MRDSAAVAGASAAATRAARLRRWVVVIGLFAIVANVAVSAYDQWSSYRFAVANNSRELVNAARILAAQTAGSLKTVDVLLRDTADWYLHRGSKATLEAEAALAARADGLPQLLWISISDAQGIQRFRSRAPTRRNVDISDRPYFTAHRDNPTLGLYVSEPLVTRSERYDTIGLSRRLADDNGAFAGVVTGFMNLTKFQEFYRQINLGQQSAIFLVHERGALIAREPPIPERVGTRVPEHMTVADDSAMLVTSALDGVRRYVARARVDGFPLVIGVAREESAVLGPWRTEALRVAIRTAVLTLLIAAAIVALVRQLRRVELGERALRESEERYALAMEGANEGHFDWDLEGGRSFLSEKMKALFGLAPDAPITSRAELLASVDIHPDDGPLVDAAFQAHLAGHTPSYSVEYRVRHPDGEWHWLLVRGRSLRDAAGKAYRVVGSAIDVTERKRAESEKERLEIQLRRSQKMEAMGTLAGGIAHDFNNILGAILGYGELAQKNAVEGSVVRRYVDNVMHAGGRAKSLVERILAFSRSGLGERAPVNVQAVAEETLELLAASLRPDIRLVHKLDTGDAAVIGDATQLHQVLMNLCTNAVQAMPDGGELTVLLEREEVREQRALAHGELAPGPYARFTVRDTGTGIRPEVLDRMFDPFFTTKGVGQGTGLGLSLVHGIVADVGGAIDVASSPGQGTAFTVWLPLAGVAPRPASSVVEELPTGNGEVIMVVDDEPALVELAEEMLAELGYEPVGFRSSTAALESFAAAPHRFDAVMTDEMMPELTGSALALEIRKIRSDVPIIIMSGYVDASVAALARSAGVSEVLRKPLQARDIAEALAAVLPTSQAAAGGAAHR
- a CDS encoding response regulator; the encoded protein is MPKSERSQGAIQFRSEERTRIRSMDRMMSGIVIIEDDEPMRTLLVEWLTAEGYHARGATSMGAEVQAPADLVIVNVYMPRHLGGERLRPVRSTYPHAPIIAISGQFHSGMRYAGPAAGALGVERVIPKPFDQQALLDAVRSVIGPPGLMVVRERTECEIPQR
- a CDS encoding response regulator, translating into MNPVIPPHVLAVDDDPAMRQLIADYLVENGFRVTGVATGAEMMRTMAEQTIDVVVLDLRLADEDGMELARKLRQDSTIPIVMVTGKKDEADRVMGLELGADDYVTKPFSPRELLARVRAVLRRYKVVQDLLPARDEKRRAYRFAGWELNLRTRRLNSPRGERIELTNGEFSLLQAFCAAPGRILSRDQLLDLSRLNRAEVYDRSIDVQILRLRRKIEANPAQPEYIVTEWGAGYLFDVPVEVLY
- a CDS encoding alpha/beta hydrolase, whose product is MKLRETCFALLAALSLVSTAVPASADSLKNIVLVHGAWVDASGWKGVSDILTQDGFKVTMVQEPETSFADDVAATRRVLDLQDGPALLVGHSYGGSVITEAGTHPNVAGLVYVAAHAPDVGEDEAALGRKTPSVLAGTAGAIKKTPDAFTYLDPAQFPKLFAPDLPRERAEFVAHSQVLAAAQVFSTPLTAAAWKTKPSWGIVAGSDQIINPDLERWYYSRAKSPTVEIKGASHAVYESHPKEVAAVIEKAARSIKK